One window of Mus caroli chromosome 11, CAROLI_EIJ_v1.1, whole genome shotgun sequence genomic DNA carries:
- the Ube2z gene encoding ubiquitin-conjugating enzyme E2 Z, translating to MAESPTEEAATATAGAGAAGPGASGVAGVVGVSGSGGGFGPPFLPDVWAAAAAAGGAGGPGSGLAPLPGLPPSAAAHGAALLSHWDPTLSSDWDGERTAPQCLLRIKRDIMSIYKEPPPGMFVVPDTVDMTKIHALITGPFDTPYEGGFFLFVFRCPPDYPIHPPRVKLMTTGNNTVRFNPNFYRNGKVCLSILGTWTGPAWSPAQSISSVLISIQSLMTENPYHNEPGFEQERHPGDSKNYNECIRHETIRVAVCDMMEGKCPCPEPLRSQRLKSYIPWWIFCLFLPQDPFGEKRGHFDYQSLLMRLGLIRQKVLERLHNENAEMDSDSSSSGTETDLHGSLRV from the exons ATGGCGGAGAGTCCGACTGAGGAGGCGGCGACGGCGACGGCTGGCGCCGGGGCGGCTGGCCCAGGGGCGAGTGGTGTTGCCGGTGTGGTCGGTGTTAGCGGGAGCGGCGGCGGGTTCGGGCCGCCTTTCCTGCCGGATGTgtgggcggcggcggcggcggcgggcggggCCGGGGGACCGGGGAGCGGCCTGGCTCCGCTGCCAGGACTCCCGCCCTCGGCCGCTGCCCACGGGGCCGCGCTGCTTAGCCATTGGGACCCCACGCTCAGCTCGGACTGGGACGGCGAGCGAACCGCGCCACAGTGTCTACTTCGGATTAAGCG GGATATCATGTCCATTTATAAGGAGCCTCCTCCAGGAATGTTCGTTGTGCCCGACACTGTTGACATGACTAAG ATTCATGCATTGATCACAGGCCCATTTGACACTCCTTATGAAGGGGGTTTCTTCCTGTTCGTCTTTCGGTGTCCACCCGActatcccatccacccacctCGGGTCAAACTGATGACAACGGGCAATAACACAGTGAGGTTCAACCCCAACTTCTACCGCAATGGGAAAGTCTGCTTGAGTATTCTAGG TACGTGGACTGGCCCTGCCTGGAGCCCAGCCCAGAGCATCTCTTCTGTGCTTATCTCCATCCAGTCCCTGATGACTGAGAATCCCTACCACAACGAACCAGGCTTTGAACAG GAAAGACATCCAGGAGACAGCAAAAACTATAATGAATGTATCCGGCATGAGACCATCAGGGTTGCAGTTTGTGACATGATGGAGGGCAAGTGCCCCTGCCCTGAACCCCTACGG AGCCAGAGACTTAAATCTTATATCCCctggtggattttttgtttgtttcttccacaGGACCCTTTTGGAGAGAAGCGGGGCCACTTTGACTACCAGTCCCTCTTGATGCGCCTCGGACTGATTCGACAGAAAGTGCTGGAAAGGCTCCATAATGAAAATGCTGAAATGGACTCTGATAGCAGCTCCTCTGGGACAGAGACAGACCTGCACGGGAGCCTGAGGGTCTAg
- the Atp5mc1 gene encoding ATP synthase F(0) complex subunit C1, mitochondrial — MQTTKALLISPVLIRSCTRGLIRPVSASLLSRPEAPSKQPSCSSSPLQVARREFQTSVISRDIDTAAKFIGAGAATVGVAGSGAGIGTVFGSLIIGYARNPSLKQQLFSYAILGFALSEAMGLFCLMVAFLILFAM; from the exons ATGCAGACCACCAAGGCACTGCTCATTTCTCCAGTTCTG ATTCGCTCCTGTACCAGGGGTCTAATCaggcctgtgtctgcctccctcctgagCAGACCAGAGGCCCCATCTAAACAG ccTTCCTGCAGCAGCTCCCCTCTCCAGGTGGCCCGACGGGAATTCCAGACCAGTGTCATTTCCCGGGACATCGACACAGCAGCCAAGTTCATTGGTGCTGGGGCCGCCACAGTTGGTGTGGCTGGATCAGGGGCTGGCATTGGCACAGTGTTTGGTAGCTTGATTATTGGCTATGC CAGGAACCCGTCTCTCAAGCAGCAGCTCTTCTCCTATGCCATTCTGGGGTTTGCCCTGTCTGAGGCCATGGGACTCTTCTGTTTGATGGTcgccttcctcatcctcttcgCCATGTGA